In a genomic window of Bombina bombina isolate aBomBom1 chromosome 10, aBomBom1.pri, whole genome shotgun sequence:
- the TMEM125 gene encoding transmembrane protein 125 yields MSEMESIPPPRTPPDPGRMQNDVIEEHMELWWFNEPVKSIMCYSLSVLLILLTGIGGIVLLSTTTTRSGEWRLVVGAILCLLSLLILLKQLLSSAVQDMQCVQRRERIEMLKSGGFSDTLVFILSGIIILVCGVALLILSFTNETPGLSPLLVTMHTVGITLIVVGATILFGVLVYAIVTNCKSYPSARFNPRNISVFSISGHLNANQRQTTTSSMANLI; encoded by the coding sequence ATGTCGGAAATGGAGTCAATACCTCCACCCCGGACCCCTCCTGACCCAGGACGAATGCAGAATGATGTCATAGAGGAGCACATGGAACTCTGGTGGTTCAATGAACCTGTAAAGTCTATAATGTGTTACTCTTTGTCAGTTCTTCTCATCCTATTAACTGGCATCGGAGGTATCGTCCTCCTCTCCACCACCACCACTAGGTCTGGTGAATGGAGACTAGTTGTAGGAGCCATACTATGTTTATTATCACTACTGATCTTACTGAAACAACTTCTGAGCTCTGCTGTGCAGGACATGCAGTGCGTGCAAAGACGCGAGCGTATAGAGATGTTAAAAAGTGGTGGCTTTTCCGACACGTTAGTTTTTATTTTGAGTGGTATCATAATTCTTGTATGTGGGGTTGCACTTTTGATACTGTCATTCACTAATGAGACACCTGGTTTATCCCCATTGCTGGTAACCATGCACACTGTGGGAATAACTCTTATTGTAGTGGGGGCAACAATTCTTTTTGGTGTTCTGGTCTATGCAATAGTGACAAACTGCAAATCTTATCCTTCCGCTCGCTTTAACCCCAGGAACATAAGTGTGTTCAGTATCTCTGGACACCTTAATGCCAACCAGCGCCAGACCACAACTTCTAGTATGGCAAACCTCATCTAG